The following coding sequences lie in one Bicyclus anynana chromosome 21, ilBicAnyn1.1, whole genome shotgun sequence genomic window:
- the LOC112044328 gene encoding uncharacterized protein LOC112044328: MATVHNNVVSGPEERSIPAHLSYGQFLFDKLKAGGNNIAQICAETGNSVTYRSILQSSVNLAAALQRLGLKKGDVVSLSSENRFEFTVSALAIVYCGGVLSTLNVTYSPGEITHILNITKPKFIFTSPITAQNIYDCSKDLAHVEKLILFGEYDIVPGVFYNDLVKNEVPIDDFTLVDVNGLEDTLAVMCSSGTTGLPKGVMLTHVNFLTLAVHMKYYLETSQQNHKHKVTRALSLIPWFHAYGFITTLAIMCMHIEIVFLVRFEEEQFLETIQKYKINMATLVPPLAVFLAKHPLVPRYDLSSLNEVWCGAAPLSREIQAAVSQRSGIGFIRQGYGLTEVTMACCVDLTNSGQKQGSCGIPAPGMKIKVLDIDNGKKLGPNQEGELWIKSPLRMKGYMGDRAASDALFDAEGYVQTGDIGYYDSDGFFYIVDRLKELIKYKGFQVAPAELEALVLQLAGVAECGVVGRSDELAGELPVAFVVPQPGRSLTAQQIQDYVASKVSPAKHLRGGVIFVDEIPKNPSGKILRKELRKMLDDKVKSKL, translated from the exons atatgtgcagaGACAGGTAACTCTGTGACATATAGAAGTATATTACAAAGCAGTGTGAACCTAGCTGCAGCTTTACAAAGACTTGGACTAAAGAAGGGGGATGTAGTATCGCTCAGTAGTGAAAACCGGTTTGAGTTCACAGTTTCTGCCCTGGCTATTGTGTACTGTGGTGGGGTACTATCAACCCTCAATGTCACTTATTCACCTG gTGAGATcacacatattttaaatattacgaagcctaaatttattttcacatcACCCATCACAGCACAAAACATTTACGACTGCAGTAAAGATTTGGCTCACGTAgagaaacttattttatttggagAGTACGATATTGTTCCTGGAGTGTTTTATAACGACTTGGTAAAGAACGAAGTACCGATTGATGACTTTACATTAGTAGATGTGAATGGTTTGGAGGATACACTTGCTGTTATGTGTTCGTCTGGTACCACAGGACTGCCTAAAGGTGTAATGCTGACACATGTGAACTTTCTTACATTAGCTGTGCATATGAA GTATTACTTGGAGACATCTCAACAGAATCACAAGCATAAGGTGACCAGGGCGCTGTCCCTGATCCCGTGGTTCCACGCCTACGGCTTCATAACCACTTTGGCCATCATGTGCATGCATATTGAGATTGTATTCCTGGTCCGGTTTGAAGAAGAACAATTCCTGGAAACCATACAGAAGTATAAG ATAAACATGGCGACGCTGGTGCCCCCGCTGGCGGTGTTCCTCGCGAAGCACCCGCTGGTGCCGCGCTACGACCTGAGCTCGCTCAACGAGGTGTGGTGCGGGGCGGCGCCGCTCTCCAGGGAGATACAAGCCGCTGTGTCACAAAG GTCTGGCATCGGCTTCATCAGACAGGGCTACGGGCTCACCGAGGTGACGATGGCGTGCTGCGTGGACCTCACCAACTCGGGGCAGAAACAGGGCTCCTGCGGCATCCCCGCGCCCGGCATGAAGATAAAA GTATTGGACATAGACAACGGCAAGAAACTCGGCCCAAACCAAGAGGGCGAGCTTTGGATCAAGTCCCCGCTGCGGATGAAGGGCTACATGGGCGACCGGGCGGCGAGCGACGCCCTGTTCGACGCGGAGGGCTATGTGCAGACCGGCGACATCGGCTACTACGACAGTGACGGGTTCTTCTACATCGTGGACCGGCTCAAAGAGCTCATCAAGTATAAGGGATTCCAG GTGGCGCCCGCGGAGCTGGAGGCGCTGGTGCTGCAGCTGGCCGGCGTGGCGGAGTGCGGCGTGGTGGGGCGCAGCGACGAGCTCGCCGGCGAGCTGCCCGTCGCCTTCGTCGTGCCGCAGCCCGGCCGCAGCCTCACCGCGCAGCAGATACAAGACTACGTCGCCTCCAAG gtttCACCAGCAAAACACTTGCGAGGTGGAGTTATATTTGTGGACGAAATACCAAAGAATCCTTCGGGTAAAATTCTGAGGAAGGAACTAAGAAAAATGTTGGACGACAAAGTTAAAAGTAAACTTTGA